TACCGATTACATCCCCGACCACACGAGCTGATTTTTTATACGGGCTTCTGTGTGAAAGACTAAGATCGTTCATCGCATAGAGAATACGTCTATGCACCGGTTTAAGTCCATCTCTTGCATCAGGTAGTGCCCTACCGACGATAACAGACATTGAGTAATCAAGGTATGACCCCCTCATACTATCTTCGATCAAAACCTCTTCAACATTTTGATTACCTTCAAATAGATCAGACATCTTCTTCCTTTCGTTAAAATCCGTATATTTTATCTAAGTAGAGGTAACAAAAAGGCATAAAAATGCTTTAAATCGGCATTTAAGGCCATTTATATCGATATTTACAATTTTTTACTTTTTTTGATTAACATAATATTTAACTGAAAACAGCTCATTTCACATTTTTAGGCATCATATGGAGTATTAACACTCTCTTAACATATTTAGCCTATAATTCACATCAATATATCATTTCAATAATGTTAAGGAAAATATATGCCTGTAGATCAGATCAAACATATCGTCGATTATGGAGTGATCGGCTTACTTCTATTTCTAAGTTTTATTACTTTTATGTTCGCTATCGAACGTGCACTCTTTTACCGTTCTATCAAAGTTGAAAATTACAGCCATAAAAATGCACTCGAACTTGATTTGACCAAGCGTCTTCCAACGATCGCTTCTATCGGTTCAAATGCTCCTTATATAGGTCTGCTTGGAACTGTACTTGCTATTATCCTTACTTTCTACATCATCGGTTCACAACAAGACACTATTAATCCCGGTGAGATTATGAAACACCTTGCATTAGCCCTTAAAGCTACCGCAGCCGGTCTTGTCGTGGCGATCCCTGCTACTGTACTTTATAACGCTCTTATCACAAAAGTAGACAGAAAACTGGCTGAGTGGGAGATCGCTAGAGATGAAGGAAGGCTCGTTTAGTATGCTGATACTTATCACAAAAGCGAAACCAGTTTCGCAAGAGCCATCCGTTGAGGATATCTCTTTCTTTTGGACTTGTTCAAAAGGAAGAATCAAATGAGAAGAGAACCCTTTGATAAGATGAACGTAGTTCCGTTCATCGATATCGTGCTCGTGCTTCTTGTCATCGTGCTTGCTACAGCAACATTTGTAACCAACCAAACGATCAAAGTAGACCTACCGACTGCCAGCAGTCAAAAAGATGAAGAGACCAAGAGCATTACCATTGCGATCAACAAAGAAGGAGAGTACTTCTACAACAAAGAAGCGCTTCCTTTTGAACAGATCAAAGAAAGACTGCTTAAACTTGATCCTAAAAAAGATATCGTCTCTTTACATACCGATCAGAAGTCTGAGTTTCAAAACTTTGTCAATGTAATCGATATCCTAAAAGAAAAAGGATTTGAGAATATTTCGATTGTTACAAAACGTTAAATTAAACGTATTAACAAAATACCTTTCTCTCATTAATAAATAATCTGTCAGCCCGAACGACCTTGTAAGCAAAGCGATTCGAGAGGGCTGACGCTTTTGATTTACTCCAAGAGCACTTCCGTTAGTCGCTTTTCTAAAAAGTAACATATTACACTTTCAATGTTTTTCTCCCTACTTTTTTTAGAAAAAAGTAGACAAAAAAGCGTCACTCCGAAAGTGCGCTGACGTAACTACGGCGTGTTTGCTTCGCAAAATATGCACGCTTCCGTTACTGCTCACCCAATGCTTCGTGACAAATGAATTTCAAAACCTATTTCACTATTCCGTCATCATCTGATACGGACGCATCAACTGTTCAGTGAGTTTATACATACTCACAGCCCTTCCCTCTCTCACAAACTCACGGCCATCTAGGAAAACAAGCATCGTAGGTACTGAGAATACCTGATAATGTGCCGAAATCTCTGGATTTTCATGGGCATCCAGATAGATCTGTTTAATCAATGGAAACTCAGCATCAAATAACTCTTTGAACTTCGGTCTGAGTGCGTGACAAACGCTGCACCTTTCACCGGAAAAATATAGCAGTACTCCTACCTCTTCTCTTATGATATTTTGCACTTCTTCTAAGGTCATTTGTCTATCCTCAATCCATTTTTAAAATTATAGCTTCTAGGAACTACAACTGAGCTTCTTGTTCTTAAACTCCTCAGGTGTTGCACCTGCCCATCTTTCACACTCAGGATGCTCATCATAAGGTGACTGGGCAAGTTTGAAGAGTTGATCGACTATACTGAAGTCTCCTTGATTGGCTGCTGTGATCGCTTCTTGAAGCATATAGTTTTTGAGTACATACTTTGGATTGGTACGCTGCATATTTTGATGACGTTCTTCTGTTGTAGATGTATTCTGAGTCAATCTCTCATCATAGGCATCCAGCCAATCATGCATCGGTTGATGATAGAGTCCCACTTTAAGTATCTCTTTTCTATCTCCATTATAGTGACTGAGTGTTCTGAAAAAGAGCGTATAGTCCACACTTAACCCCTGCATCATACCAAGTAGATGACTGACAAGGTCTATATCATCTTGCTCAAGCTTATCCAGCCCGAGCTTTTTACCCATGCGGTAGAGGTAGTGCTGTGTATAGAGCCTTGCATAATGTTTATCCAATATCTGTGACATACGTTCTTCATCTGCCAATGGTGAAAGTGCCACCATCAATGCTCTAAGATTCCACTCTCCTATATTAGGTTGGCTTCCAAAGCTGTAACGTCCATAAGTATCTGTATGGTTACAGATATTTCTAAAATCATAGTCATCCAAAAATGCATACGGACCATAGTCGATGGTAAGACCATGGATAGACATGTTGTCAGTATTCATTACACCATGGTTGAAACCGACTGCCTGCCACTGTGCCATCAACATCGCTGTTTTTCCTACAACCTCTGTAAAAAAAAGCTCATAGACATTCTCTTCACCAATCAAATGAGGGTAAGATTCAGCGATCGCATAATCAGCCAAAGCTTTGAGCTCTACATACTTTTTATGATGCGCAAAGTACTCAAAGGTGCCAAAACGTACCCATGACGGGGAGACACGAAGTACGATTGCCCCCTTCTCCCATTCACCTCTATAAACAGAATGGCCTGAACCTATAAGTGCCAAGGCCCTGGTAGTAGGGATACCCAGTCCATTCATTGCTTCACTCATCAGATATTCACGAATAGAAGAACGCAATACCGCCCTACCATCCCCATCACGTGAATACTTCGTAAGCCCTGCACCTTTGAGCTGAAGATGTTGGTTACCCATCGGTGTAGCAATCGTACCGATATTAACTGCCCGGCCGTCTCCCAAACGTTCTACGAAAAAGCCGAACTGATGTCCGGCATAACACATGGCAAAAGGATCACTTCCCTCCAGCTCTAATGCACCATTCACAAACTCTACAAAATGTTCGGTATCCAGTTCATCCTGATCAATATCCAGCTGTTCGGCGATCTCGGGATTGGCATGAATCAAGTAAGCACTTTGCAGTGGTGAGGGCTTTACTCTATCATAACAAAGTGCCGGAAGTTCCAAATAAGGGTTGGTTAATTGTATCTCTTTTAATTTCATGCGGCTATTCTACCTATGCTTACTTTGAAATGACTTAAGCCAAATCGGGATATAATCACGACAATAATTCACGATGAAGGAAACACTTATGGGTAGAGCGTTTGAGTACCGTAAAGCAGCAAAAATGAAAAGATGGGGTGCAATGTCCCGTATCTTCCCAAAATTGGGTAAAAGTATCACTATGGCAGCCAAAGAGGGAGGTTCGGCTGATCCTGATATGAACTCCAAGCTTCGTACAGCGATCCTCAATGCAAAAGCGCAGAATATGCCGAAAGACAACATCGATGCAGCAATCAAAAGAGCCTTTGAAAAAAATGCAGCAGACTTCAAAGAGATCACTTATGATATCAAAGCACCATATGGTGTACAGATCGTCGTAGAATGTGCAACTGATAATAACACAAGAACAGTTGCAAACGTCAAAGCGATCGTCAATAAAAACGGCGGCGAGATGCTTACATCAGGATCACTTAGCTTTATGTTCACACGCAAATCTATCTTCACTTTTGATAAGACACCGGATATGGATATCGAAGAGCTTGAGCTTGAACTTATCGATTATGGTCTTGAAGAGATCGAAGAAGATGTAGAACCTCAAGAGAATGGCGATGACAAAACGATCATCAGGATCTATGGTGAATTCACTTCATTTGGCGAACTGAGTAAAGCACTTGAAGAAAGAGGAATCGAAGTGACCAAAGCATCACTTGAATATATTGCCAATGCACCAATCGATCTTAGTGATGAACAAATGGAAGCAGTTGAAACACTCATCGACAAACTCGAAGAGGATGATGACGTACAACACGTTTACACAAACATCAACTAATTTACTTCTATTATGTGTTACATTTTCATGTAACACATTCTTCTAATATATCATTCTTCCAACAAAAATACTAAAATCCAATAAAGTACCCTACAGCTTTCTTATCCAATGTAAAACCTTATAAAGTTATATATTTTATAAGGCTTGGAAAAGAAGACATTTTTGATATACTTTATCATATTGATAATATTGCAATAAAGGTACATAATGTCCAAATTATTCATTATTAACATAATCGTAGGAAGTTTATATGGTTTTCTTCTATATCCAATGATATGGGTATTCTCTGATTTTGGTGGTCTTGGTTTTACTGGGCAATTAATCACTGGATTATTTTTTTCAATTCCTTTAATGGTGATAATGTGGATAGAAACTGTAAAAATGAATAATAAATCTATTTTATTGTTGGGAGGTCCTCTATTATCAGTTTCAACCGCTTTGAACGTTTTTCACTTTGCAGCCTTGATAGGAGAGGAACCGTCCTCTACCTTATATAAAGCAATACCATATGTATTAGCTTATATATTATTCTTTTCTCTTTTACAATCATTTATGTATGATACTAGGAATCAAAATAAAACTTAAAATCCAGAGAGGACTTCAGGGTAACAGAAAAACAAAGGCCTAAGTTTTTTACATTGACTCAAAAACCTTATAATCTAACATATTTTATAAGGTTAAACGCTATAGCGACGTTTGCAGGTCATAAATCTATACCCTTCAATAGAAAACCTTATACAATGTTCTATATAGGGATGTTTTATAATGAAAACTATAAAAGAAAACATAAAGCTAAAAAGAGTTTAAAAATCCGCAAACTAAAGATGTTGGACAAGAGATTACTGTAACGTCAATGAAGGTAGTCTACATTCCAAATCAGGAGATTATGTATTAGTATGCCCAAATGGGCATACCTTTATCGGAAAAATAAAAAGGGAAGAGGGAATTAAGGGTTAAAATTAATAAAATGTCATTAATAAATGTGGAGAATCTTCATCGATATATATTCCCGCATCTTCATACTGTGCCATATGGTGTGCTGAAAGCGATGAAGCTAAACCTAAAACAAGTAACATTACAAGTGTAATTTTTTTCATATTTAATCCTTTCTTTATATAGATAAGAAAGTATAAAGTGTGTTTGTTACCCGGATGTTACTTGAAAAGATTTTTAATAAAAGAGTCGTATGATCAGAGAAGAAGTCTCTTCTCTGAAAAGAGTTTATGCACCATGTGTAGC
This is a stretch of genomic DNA from Sulfurovum zhangzhouensis. It encodes these proteins:
- a CDS encoding protein adenylyltransferase SelO; the encoded protein is MKLKEIQLTNPYLELPALCYDRVKPSPLQSAYLIHANPEIAEQLDIDQDELDTEHFVEFVNGALELEGSDPFAMCYAGHQFGFFVERLGDGRAVNIGTIATPMGNQHLQLKGAGLTKYSRDGDGRAVLRSSIREYLMSEAMNGLGIPTTRALALIGSGHSVYRGEWEKGAIVLRVSPSWVRFGTFEYFAHHKKYVELKALADYAIAESYPHLIGEENVYELFFTEVVGKTAMLMAQWQAVGFNHGVMNTDNMSIHGLTIDYGPYAFLDDYDFRNICNHTDTYGRYSFGSQPNIGEWNLRALMVALSPLADEERMSQILDKHYARLYTQHYLYRMGKKLGLDKLEQDDIDLVSHLLGMMQGLSVDYTLFFRTLSHYNGDRKEILKVGLYHQPMHDWLDAYDERLTQNTSTTEERHQNMQRTNPKYVLKNYMLQEAITAANQGDFSIVDQLFKLAQSPYDEHPECERWAGATPEEFKNKKLSCSS
- the exbB gene encoding TonB-system energizer ExbB, whose translation is MPVDQIKHIVDYGVIGLLLFLSFITFMFAIERALFYRSIKVENYSHKNALELDLTKRLPTIASIGSNAPYIGLLGTVLAIILTFYIIGSQQDTINPGEIMKHLALALKATAAGLVVAIPATVLYNALITKVDRKLAEWEIARDEGRLV
- a CDS encoding YebC/PmpR family DNA-binding transcriptional regulator, whose amino-acid sequence is MGRAFEYRKAAKMKRWGAMSRIFPKLGKSITMAAKEGGSADPDMNSKLRTAILNAKAQNMPKDNIDAAIKRAFEKNAADFKEITYDIKAPYGVQIVVECATDNNTRTVANVKAIVNKNGGEMLTSGSLSFMFTRKSIFTFDKTPDMDIEELELELIDYGLEEIEEDVEPQENGDDKTIIRIYGEFTSFGELSKALEERGIEVTKASLEYIANAPIDLSDEQMEAVETLIDKLEEDDDVQHVYTNIN
- a CDS encoding ExbD/TolR family protein — translated: MRREPFDKMNVVPFIDIVLVLLVIVLATATFVTNQTIKVDLPTASSQKDEETKSITIAINKEGEYFYNKEALPFEQIKERLLKLDPKKDIVSLHTDQKSEFQNFVNVIDILKEKGFENISIVTKR
- a CDS encoding thioredoxin family protein — encoded protein: MTLEEVQNIIREEVGVLLYFSGERCSVCHALRPKFKELFDAEFPLIKQIYLDAHENPEISAHYQVFSVPTMLVFLDGREFVREGRAVSMYKLTEQLMRPYQMMTE